The Drosophila sechellia strain sech25 chromosome 2R, ASM438219v1, whole genome shotgun sequence nucleotide sequence AACTCGTTTCGATTTCTCGCTGTGTACCCCTTGGGGTGCACAGAATTGCTGGCTGAATCCAAGAGCTGCTGACTGCCGTGAAAGGCCGATCGATTTCTGGGTCCTCTAATTACAGTTTGCATAATGGATAACGCTATTGAAACCCTTCCGTATCCTTGCAGCCTTTCATCTCTACTCGAACCGCACGGAGGAGCGCATCGAGGACGACACGCTGGCTGTGAAATACGAGGACGGCAGATGGTCAAAGCCGTACTACGACTGCGGCGGTGGCAACATTTGGATGCTTACCTACACGGTACCGTTCTTCGGGTATGAGAACGGCACATATCACTTCAAGTGAGTACGGAAATCAATGCCCAATCAAACTATCTGTTTATCTATATGCCCAAAATGAGTTTATATCTATGGAGGTATCTTAAATGAAGGAAAGTCTTCAGGTATCCCCCCTTGTTGGGTTATTAGATAAGATATATTGCGCCATACATTGTTTTTGAGCTATCTGGCATAACCTTTGCCCCCACATTCATATCCCCCATATGAGGATCAACGAGTCCTTTTCTGCTGGCAACGTAATGGGTACAATGCTCAAGTGCTGCAAGTACATGCACATGACGGATGCCGCCAGATGagtattttataaataattcgCAGCATGGGAAATTTCGAAAGCGAAGTGCAATGGTGCGCTAAGTGCCAGCCGAGCAGTGCAGTTTTCCCAGCGAGCAGCCGCCGCTGGCAGCGACAGACAGGATGGAATGGAAAGGAAAGTCGGAAAAGTCGGAAAACTGAGCGAGTGCcagtttttggcttttgtctAGAGCGGACCAAGTAATTGAATAGCTGAATGGCTGCTCTTGGGCGCCCTTTTCGGGCTATTGGGCCGAGTTCCAGTGTGGCACGTGCAATGTGCCACCAAGCGAGTTTAAGTTTTACTACTTTGCAACTTCTCCCCAAAATCGACTGGCTGGATGCATTCCGCTCACGCAGCGGCCCAAAACAGAGTTCTTTGGTCGGAGCACAGCATCTTGTAAAACTTTCTGCTCTTTCAAGTATCTCGACTTCGTTCTTGGCTTAAATAATTTACCCCCACCCCCTCCCTCTTTCATTTCTTTGAAATAGTTTTGTATGTGTATTTTGCCCGCTCTATGGCAAGttatattatcattattatatattacgCTGTTTACACTGTCGCCGATCAACCAACGTACAACtgataaataaaacaattttccccttttaatgtttaaacaatttgtgCGCCAAAATGCAAGAATTAAAGTTGCTAAAATAAATGCTAATGCTTGTAAGCCATCGCTCTAATGACAGCTGTTAACTATCAAAACCCTTTCATACTTATGACAAAACACCACACtgcgagtgggcgtggccgtgggcatagggggcgtggcagtctgTCGGCACTTCCACTCTACTTCATGCATAATTCGCAATTATCAATGGCTGGCAGCAGACAAAAGCAAAGCAGACAGCAGATTGCGAAAGCAAAAgcacagcaaaagcaaaagcacaGAAACAGCACaggaaagcaaaagcaaaaacaaagcacAATTTGGCCAGCAAACTATTTTCACTTCAGTTAGTGTCGGTAGGGAGTGGCCAGGATTAcgtggcttttgtttttcgacCAACCGAAATTGCTTTTGACTGGCAGCATGGCTGTTGTTGTCTTGAAAGTCGTGCGGCATTTGCAGCAATGATTTAAAGTCCAGGACTTGGACAGATTTGCTGGAAATTCCGCCACGAGTTTTTTTACTTTTCCCCAATGAACACTTTACCTGTTTTATTTCGACTGCATATCGTTGTGTACATCATTACCGCACATCCCCCTATTTGTTCAAGAAGAATATTTCCTTGGTCTCGATCATTCGCTGCTCCACCGGACTGGCAGTGGCCAAGCCCTCGGGAGTTGGCTTGTAGCAGTAGCAGGGATACACCAGTCTGGCTTCATCCGATTCGGGAGTGGCTCCTGGCCGGGGAGTCGTCGTGAACCGCAGCCTCTGTTGCCCTAGATAACGAGATTATTATTTACGAACGAAAATGTTTGATTTGATTACGGTTTAAGATGCTCAATCAAAACTCAAAAAAATACATTCTTTTGGTTGGCTttcaaaatgatttaattgaaatgaatttgcCTGCGGGCAGCCAAATAAGCAGAGAGTCAGAAacatgttttaattaaatgcaattgtttcacattttttaaagTTCACTTGTAATTTATAGCGTATTATCGCATAATGACTcttgcgtatttatttattcattaaaTGTTTTGGTTGTGCACTCACATAGCGACTGGTAGTACTGTTTGTGCCACCAGCTCAACTGTCGTTTTGGCGACTCGGAGGTTGCAAGACCCAGCAGAAGTAGAACCAAGATGCGGAGCCACTTGGAGGCCATATCTGTTTGCAAATATCTCACCCGGTTGGCCGCCCCTTTCGGGACCTTGGCTAATGGCTTCCGTAATTATTGCAAGCACTTCACTTCGCTCTAAGTAAgcgtttaaaatttaattacacaCGCCTTTGCGATGCGATGCTCCATTTCAGAGCTATTTTCACTGGCAGGTGAACGTGTGCCGGGTGCCAGGTggacttttcaaaatttaattaaagcaatCAATTATAAAGTTGGCTCCTCCTCACACATGCCTACTTGGTGTTCGATGACTTTCCACGCTCGATAAATTTCACACGCAGCCAGCTGGTGGGAAAATTCCGGGGGTCAGGGGTCAGAGGTCGCAGGATTCTAGCTTTGTGCGGCTGGCAGCGAGAACAGGACCTCCAGAGAGCGGAAAGGAAGCTGTCTGCCGCTGGCGGAAGCCCAGCAACTGCCTGCAATTAGTTGCAACATAAATTTGGCCAGCCCAAGTGGACGGAGGCACTGTGGGTCGACCGCAAGTTGTGGCTGTGGTTGTCGGAGTGGAAAATACAGCTGATTCTTTCCTGCAGATTTGCGGCACTTGCAGAAAAATCAATTCAATTTCTACTAAACTAACTATTTTCTCTgccatttaataataatgtgTTAGCTATATAAAGAAATATGCAACAAAAACATTGGATAGCCATGTTATTCAGTCacctttattatttatttgtttttcgaaTAGTAACAAGTAAATAGTTGGATAAACATGAGCATTCCCACTGTAGTGGTCCTGCTGAATTAATGTAGAAATGTTAAAAGTTCGTTAGTTCATTCTAGTTTGCACCGCGTGGCAGCTGCACATTGCGAATGGTTAGCCTGGCCGGAATAGAATGCAGTCcggcagcaggaggaggacgTCAAACAAAGCTCATTTGTTTCAGCGGCTTACGGCGGGAAACTGGGGGCCAAAGGACCAAAGTTGAGCTGTAGCTGCGGGTAAAGTGGGCTTCCCCGCCTGCCGTCGAGTCCACATTCGAGACCATGTCCGCGTCCGGCTCGTGTTAATAATGTGCTGCTATCAGTTTCCCATTAGTTggcaaaattaatttgtttacgTTGCGGCGGAAGCGAGGAgcacagaaaataaaagaacaCTAAGCGAGGATCGTGGCGGAAACttgctaattaatttaatttgctatGCGGCGTGTGTAGCTGGCTCATTTTTCTTAATTGCATGAAATATGCAGGCTTGTCGCCGGAAAAGCAGGGAAAGCCGGAAAGCCAGGCCAAGCCGAACAATAAGTATCCGCATTAAGTTAGagttaattttattataaattatttggcAAAACGGGCGCTAAACGCACAAATAACATTAGGCGCCCGCTGCGAAAGGACATGGACACAAAAGTCCTGCCCACCAAGGACCTCCTGCTGGGgcaataattttatttgatttcatttaagTTTCGCTTAGCGCTCACAACTCTGCGGGCGCCGACAAAGTTTCAATATTAAACAGGGCCAACGGGCCAAAGGGCGGCTACGAATGCGGACTGTAATCCCAGCATTGTATTTACTTGACTTATGCTGCAATATGGCTCAGACCCACCCCCCATCCACCCGTTTCTTGGGGACTCAGCATAATGATgcaaacggaaacggaaatatCAAATATCAGGCAATAAGCCAGCCTTTGTAAGTCGGCAACAGGGACTGAATGTGTGCCTGATTATGGATTTGCATGTGCAAGCCACTGAATTCCAGAGAGCCAAGTGTGGTTGCCCAAAGATCTACGTAGCCAGGTATTGGCAGCCAGAATATCGTCTCACCCATTTGTTGGCTTTAATGTGGCCTCGCTTTAAGCCATATTTCAACGCCGCTCGGCCGCCCAGAAAGGTTTGACATCCATTTTGGTCCTGTCATCGGGCCgtattttaaattagtttgTAAATGAAGGCCGCCTAGCTGGCTGCCAAATATGAGAGATTAAGAGCTTTGCCCAGAGTTGTCACCATTTTCCATGTCCATTTTCCGGCCAGCTAGCAGAAACTCTTCAAAGTCAAAATGCGATTGTATCTTTGCTAATTGGAAGACACGGTAGAAAATTAGAAGAAGTAGAAGTAATCATCAGATAAGTCCCTAAGTGGAAATTGAAAGTATGGAAGCTTAATAAGAATCataataatttaaacaaaaccCTAATATACAGAGTAGTAtgtctttttcttttttttataaatggTACTTCTAAATGTCAATTCTATCTGAAAACTTCTtgatttcgcatttttgaagTGGCAATCTGCCAGCACTGATTCTGCCAACAGACCACAGCTCACTTTGCCGGCGAGGTGCAAACTACAAACCTGATTATGTGCATTAGCAGCCACGACCGAAAATTGGGCACgcgtggcgtatacgtaatgtggcGCTGGTACAGCAGATGAGTTGTTTACAAACTGGCAACAAAACGGGATGCGTAATGGTGGATAGGTTTTGGTTGGCTTGGGTCTGGGATTGGGTTTGGCTGCCTGTGATGGTACATCGTATTACGTTGCCAGCAATAAAGTTGATGCCATATTTTGGTTACGCGGCACTGAACACCACCATCTTTATGAACTCGCAAATGGAGCAACCAGGGAACACTGCTGTCGCCAGTTTTAAATAGCTGGCACGTGCATGTATGGCGGGTATTGGGATGTTAGACTTATATAGATAGGGAATAGGGAGAATGTGGACGGGAATCCCGGCAAGAAAAGCTCTACAGATGCATTTCACTTACTCACGTAGTGCGTGTTTGTTGCACGTGCTCCGCATCACAAGTTGCACTCCCCCGAGTCCCTAATCCAGCGCCAAAAGTGCTGTGATTCCATGTTATCCCATCCTTAAAGTGCACTCGAAGCTGGATTTAATCAAAACCCATTATATAATGTACCAATTACATGATGTACCAATTTAAGTCAATATGCTGGCAAAATGTCACAGTTAATTTGAATTCAACAGGCCTGGGCGAACCCATTAGCAGTTTTGGCCTCAGACTCTACGTCGATTATGGCTCATTTGTAGGCATTAGGCCGAGTTGGCCGAAAAGGCGTTTGTCATATAAATCAAGTATCCGCCAGATAGGCAAACATTGTCACATCAGCAGGCATCGGCCGACAGCCCGAGGCGCAAACTAATAAATCAataaggcacacacacacacacacgtgtaTCTCAATCTATATCTATGTCTATTTATTTGTGGCACGGAAGCAGGACAAACTCGTTCGGTCGGCTCAATCAGCTTATTTTCTAATATCCGTTTACAAATTATCTTCAAAAACTGTCAACAACAAAGCCAGCCAGACAGACAAAGGGCGGCGAAGGCATGAGTAGGGAAAATGAAACCACAGCAAATAAATGGCATTGGGCAAAGGCAAATAGAAATGGGGAATAACACACGGACACACAACACACATCCTTTCGAACTTGGCCCCAATAAGGCGGCAAAGGACGAGGCAAACTGGCCGGCCAGTCAGTCGGGTTGCTGGACACAAAGGCGTCGGGATCAACTGCCTGGGAATTAACATAATCATTACGATAATGTAATATGGCCATTGTGCAGCCAGTCCCGCCGCTGTGCATTTCCCAGCGGTCCCTTTTCCCGAATTTCGCAATCAATAAGTTGTCAgaaacaatcaaataaatacaaactGATATGTCAATATTAACTGACAGCAGGCACCATCACGAGCCGAACGTCTGCAGTCCCGGATTCGGTACTCCGATCCCGGCCATTCGAGTCCCATCCCATCCTCACCCGATCCCTGGGATATGGCCACCGGATATGGCCGGGACAAACACATTATGGCCGCCGGTGGGTGGGCTTCGAGAAAGTCGGGTTATTGAAAAGAAAACGAAGACGAAAGTTCATGTGAAACTTTCTCTTTGAACCAACGAAAAGGAAATCACCCTTGCCGAAAAAACCCGCTTCTCAATAATTGGGgtccattattatttttcaatttaaaagtgAGCTTGTGCAGGTTTCTATGACGAGCGAGTGAAGGCATTCAAGTTTATTTCGTTCCAGTCCACAAGagatttattgtttttcaaaCAAAGATAATACTAGTAAGCAAATTAAGTTTCCCAGAACGTCTTTCATAATCTGAGTGCGCTGCAATTCAATGGCCAAACAGTCAAGTGCAGACATACTGCAACATTGAATATCCTATTTCTATTTCATTGAAAACCCGTAAGAAATTCCTGCAACTTTAAAGACCTTGAAGGCAGATGCCGCAAGAAAACTTTCCCCGGCTGACAGGCAAGGAAAGCCGGAGAAGGGACGAGGCTATGGCCACAGCTCCGGCGCGACGAGTAGGCAGGCCGAGATTATGCGTAAAATTCTACATGTGTTCCGGCCGGGAGCCTCCAGCTGCCTCCGTCCAGGATTCTGCTTAGGTATGCGTGTAATTGGGTGGCTGCCCATTGCCGAGGGCGACCTTTGCGGAGGCATACACGCAGGATATGGGATTCCAACTAGCCGGCGAGGGGTCGACGGCTTAGTGCACCCTTTTCATGGCTTTATGTCTTTGTAAAACGACAAGGCTAACCCATACCACACCCATTccgattcccattcccataGCCCGTCAACGACAGCaagaaaataattttctgCTATTTTTTCCGGACTTCGGAAGCCGGAACCAAACACGCGTGTCCTTTATCCTTTTGTGCGAAATCGCACCACCCACCATCTACCGAGCCTAAGACATATGCACAATCAGAGCGGgaatttattgtttgttgtCGCTGAGGACTGGCCGTTCAACTGGCAACTGGACACCCGACCATGTCCAAAATATCCATGGCTGTCGGTGCACCGGCCTTATTGAATCCAGTTATAAATGGCGCCATTTGGCTTAAGTGCCGCCCAGTTGATTGTTAAGctgacaaattaataacataaaCTTTTAACGCCTTCTGCTGACTACCCGCTTTTCCTTCCCGCAGGGGCACATCTGGCATCGACATCGACTTGCGCCGCGTGGACATCGACCAGTGTCCGCAGCGCCACACGCCGGGCACCAAGCGACCGCTGAACATCTTCGCCGGCACGGACAAGTGCAAGCAGCGCACCACCATGGTGAGAGTCAGTCCGgctacacagagagaaatgtGGGGGCAAAGTGGCTAGCTCATAGCCCATTCCAAACAAAGCACTGCGTACTCTTAAGCTCTTCGTAAGAAATTTTCCAAcacaatttgaattttggtGCGTGGGCTTAATGGAGCCACCGTAGAAGTGAAATCTCATATTGATGAGACAACAGAATATTTCCGAGTAACATTTAAAGTACGCTAATAGTATGCAGTGGCTTTTTGCAGAAATGGTTATCAACTTTGCTACAATTTCTGCGCAGAGAAGTTCCAAGAAAAGACAGCTCAGACACTTCAGTGCCTGAGACATAATTTTATTGCGGCAAAAACAAATGCTAGCCAGATGGGGACAACGAATTCCTCGCTGTGTAGACACCCAAATTCGCCGCAGTCAGCActtaattttcatttccattccccCGCCTTCCATTTGCCGTTCGCAGTGCGAGGCCATCATGGGATTGGGCTTCCGGCGCGGCTCCTACAAATGTCTGTGCCGCAAGGGATTCTACTTCCCGGACATCGTCTCGCAGCACAAGTTCTTCAACGGCAGCCTCCTGGAGGAGGAGTACGAGAAGCTGATGCTGGTAAGTCGGATGGCGGATGGCGAATGGGAGGTGCCGCGTCAAGTGGCCGCCGTAAGAGCCTTATTCTCATTAAATATGTATTAGGGCAAGAACTCCAcgtacaacagcaacagcgagTACGAGTGCCTGCCCTGCGCCGAGGGCTGTGACTCCTGCGAGGACTCCTCGCCCTGCATCGCCGCCCTCAACTGGCCAATGCGCACCAGCATCCTGGCGCTGGCCTGCATCGTGATTGGGCTCCTGCCCCCGGCCGCCTGGTTCACCTTCCGCTACCAGCAGGTTAAGGTGAGTGCTGTGAGGGAGTCCTCTAAGTAGGATATCTGTGGGCGGCCAGGCTGTGCCTGATTTCATCTAAACAGATCTCCCAGTTTCAATTAGccattaagtttattttaaagtTGAAGCTGGCTAGAAGACTTTAAGACAGCCGCTTTATAAGTGCTTTCAGCAGGGATTTGTTTGCATTACGCCTGGAAAGGAGGAGATTCAATGTTGTTCTAATTCATTTCACTTTGGCCATCTACAAACAGAATCTGATGTCCAGAAACTAATTGGTCAGCAAAATAACAATTTCCCTACGAGGTGAAAGCATCCTAATCTGCTTGCTAAAACTCGCAAGCTGCAAAGCTCCTTTCCGAGTCACAGTTGTGGGATTGAGAGCCCTGGTGAATCTTCTGAAATCCGAACCGAATTGTAAAGCCATCATAATGGCATTATCCCGGCCAGTCGCAACCGGTCCatccatattttattttcacttgCTTACTGTGTTGTTGCGTCCATCGGTGCGCACTGTCAAATAGCGCTGATCCCGAGCGGGCCAACCTAAGCTGCTGTCATCATTCAGCCGCTAAGCGGCTTACCATTGTTAGAATCGAGTTAATTTTGAACGTGCAGCACGCTCAGGATGGTCAGGATGTCGGGCATCCTGGCAGCCAGCAGCTAGCAGCCCGATGACAGGCGGCAACAGGTCAACAGGACAGCGGATATAGTCGCGCATAAGCGGAAGTGCAAACATTCGCACagccggtcacgcccacatcCTGCTGCTTCCTGCCGCCAGAAGTGGGCGTAAGTGGGAGTAGCAGTAGGTCCAGGACCTCCCATCTCGAGTGTCGTTCGGTCACTCATTAGACCAGAGAACAAGTCCAGCTGACGGCGTCCAATTGTCTCTGGCGTTCGTATTTCAGACACTCGCATTTTTCCCGTCCACAGCGGATGTAATATATATGCACTGAAAACAATCTCGCAGATAAGATGAAATATCTTTTGATAAACGATATTTATTCTACAATTTATTGAGCATTATGAGTATCTGAGTTTATACCACACGCTTACATCTCTGATTTATGTTTGAACCATATTTATAATCATTTTTTTTGCACCCAGTGAATACATGTTGGGTGCGGCAAGTGAGTTATTCAGTTCCCTTGTCGCAGTCTGACATTTTTGTGCTGTCTGTCCGACATCGCCACATCCCGCCATCTTGACATCCCCAGCTCCATGGATGCCCTTGCCCATTCCCCAGCCCGTTCCACTTGTCCGCCTCCCAAGGCAACTAGCCAACTGAACTGTTTTCATTCGTAATGCGATTCTGTCGCATTTGTGTCTCCGGGGAAGTCCCCAATGGGCGCGAGATGGTGTGTGCCCAAACTAATTAAATGGCGCTAAACATGCCGCCCGACATCCGACATCCTGCCAAGTGCGGGTCCAACTCGGAGACTTCGGGTTCTGCAGAGATTTCCTTGCGTCCTTGGGCAATCGTGCGGATTAAacgatttcaatttaaattcgcAAACTTTCAGCCAGCAAGTACTTAATTGGAAATGTCCTCTTGTCCTGTTCTCCCGTTTTTCCGTTCCAGGTGGTGAGGGCCGCCAGTCCGGCTTTGTTGCGGGTCATCGCCTTGGGAGCATTCTTCATCTACTGCACGGTAAGTAATGGATGGTGTTTTCCATTAGTCAATCGACTGCATACACAATAACTTAGCAATTCAGTTTCAATTGAGTGGCATAATCAATAGCAAGCGCCTGCTTTCACTGCAATCCGAATTAATTAAGAGTCATCGAATGCAACTGAAACATTTTCCGGGGGCTTACAAGCGGCTCTGTCGAACATTATTACAACTCAATGGAGCCATTCGGCGCTCGAAGCCATAAATAGCCACGAAATTTGCATTCGGTGAAAAATGAGATAGAAAAGCGCTCGGCAAACAGAGCACTCGAACCCAAAGCCCATCGATTTCTacacaatttaatttgattgatttatgGCTGGCGAAGGAAACTAATAGCATGCCGGCCAAATAAACAACTTTAAGCGGCAGTTCATCGAACGTCCTGCGAGTGCCTGTCCCagcatttatttatgtgtgGCAGATTTATTTGGCCGCCATGAGTATCTCTTGACGACCACACAAAGGCGTGGGGGGATGCGGAGCAGGATGAGGCTGAGAATGGGCATAAGCACGAGTCCTGGGGTCAGGACGAGGATGCCTGTCAGCACTGTTTGCTTTATGATTTTTTAATATGTGCAAGGCGTGAAGGCAGCCGAAAATAGAAGCCAATATAGATCCCCCGAATAACCTATTGTCCTGATAGCTCGCTTCATCAATGTTGGCCTATTGTCACACTGGCTTTCTGGTTTAATGGCTTGGGGTCTTCGTGAACTGCGGCTTGAATGACAAACACTAGCTTGCACTTATGTTTTGAAGAATCATCCGGAAAAGTACCACCTAGTACTTTTCCAAAGGAACCAAAGTGTCGGGGAAATAGGTGGCGATATTATTGATTTAATAGGCATTGTGGGCAGAAGGCATCTATTAAAGCTAATGTATCTATCTGCAGAACATTGTGATGTACCCGCATCCGAACCTGTACACCTGCACGGCGCGAATTTGGCTGCGTGAGATTGGCTTCTCCCTGACCTACGGAGCTCTGATGCTGAAGACCTGGCGGTAAGGATATGCAGTGCCTTCTTAAGGATATTTGAGTAACATTTTGGGTATAACGACCACAGGATATCGGTGATTTTCCGCGTTCGATCTGCGAAGGCTGTGAAGATCACGGATGCCGCCCTGCTCAAGAGACTGGGCATCATCTGCGGAGCCATCGGAACCTGCCTGCTGGTCAGGACACTCGTCTCCCCGCCGGACGTGGTGGTGGGACGCACCGCCGACGACCTGAAGGCGTTTCTCTGCAAGACCGACTGGTGGGACTACACGTTCACCTCGAGTAAGTTGGCAATACGTAAAACAATTTGGCTCGAACTAAGTTGCTTTGACATCGCAAAGGCCACTTAAAGCGAGCTCTGTCTCttgcaaatggaaaaaaagCCACTATGTTCTCATAACGCATATGGACCagtaaaaaaggaaaaaaatccagagaagaaatggaaaatgtgaaaGTGCAGCAGCATGAAATCGTTGTCTGGCCAACCGGCACAGTGGGTCGAAcacctgctgctcctgttaGCTTCGCACACACATCAatattttccccttttttctcGACTTCGTAGCTCACTTGCCCAGCTCTCAGAAGTCAAATGCCTGGCTATCATGGGTTTTAGAGTGGACGGTCTCCTAAACGAGCTTAAACTAAACTACTTTCTTAGTTTATTGATCTGTGTGTGAGTCACTTAGTCATCCGAACTAGGGTATATCCTTTGGGTATATCCGTCTTAAATTTACTTCACTTGTAATAGATTGCGTTTGAAATGGGTTTTCCcactaaaacaaataaagcGAATAGGTGGAAGTTGTAGGAAGTGGAAGTAGACTCATGACTTTCAGCCGCAATACGGTCCACCCTAAAGGGCACAAAAGTGATTTTTCCGTTTAACCAACTGACTGGCGACACAGGTCCGTGGCATAATTTGAGTTGGAGCTGCGCAGGAGCGGATTTGCCGGGGATAACTGCGTCCCACTTACCAGGGCGCTTGATTAAAAAAGTTCAGAAAGGACCCGGGTGCTTCTATCTGCATCTGTGCATCCGGGCATCCGTGCAACTGTGTATCCGTGCAACTGTGCAACTGTGCAACTGCTCCTTTTTGtgccacacacgcacacagcaaTTATCGCTGCTTCTCGCGTTCATCACGCACTTTGGCAGCAGCCAGCTGCTAAGTAACTTCATTTGACTTGGCTACACGCCAAAGCTCGTATTACATTTATAATTGCATGTTGAACAtttcccccaaaaaaaaaaagaaaaatgaaataaaaaactacTTTGGCCGCGGCAACATGCATTTCCATAGTTGAGGCCAATAGAAAACGAAGCCCGGCAGTCATGAAATTGTATATTCACTCTTTTCACATCTAATGATATTCAGAGCTCAGAGCCAACTGTGCAGCGGTTTTGGTAATTAAACTTCAAAGTGAAGCTGGGCAGCCTGCGAAGTGCACAATGGGTCTAATCTTTTCGCTCCGATTCCATTCCTTTCCAGTGGAGGTCCTGTTCCTCGCCTGGGGCGTCCGCCTGTGCATCATGGTGCGGAAGGCGCCGTCGGAGTTCAACGAGAGCCGCTTCATCTCGATGGCCATCTACAATGAGTTCCTGCTCACCTGCTTCCTCAACGTGTCCATGTAAGTAGCCCACATCTC carries:
- the LOC6615718 gene encoding uncharacterized protein LOC6615718 → MASKWLRILVLLLLGLATSESPKRQLSWWHKQYYQSLWQQRLRFTTTPRPGATPESDEARLVYPCYCYKPTPEGLATASPVEQRMIETKEIFFLNK